The window GGGAAACTGTGGGACTTGCATATTCCAGGTATTGAGAGAAGTGGAACTCCCCCTTCTTTTACTTACACTTAACACCTAGTAAGGCATCAAAACTAATCCCAGCATTCCTGCTTTTCCTCTTTCTGTCATCCCAATGGCTCTCCTAACCTCTCTGTTGTCATATTCTTTATTTACTCCAACATAATGCCACTGTCTtcttgttcaaattcattttctttccataaatttttgaaataatgcTACCATTGTTCCATTGTATCTTCTTCAGTTTCCTACAATAAGGATAAATGTTAGCCTATAAAGCTAATCATTTTTCTGGGGGCTGTGTTTGTCATCTATTACAGATTGTATGTATGTTGTGATCATCCTCTATTAAGAATGGGAATTAGTTGTATAGTAAGGCAATGAATGCCCCATTTTTTTAGCAGGCAATGTTGCTACATATTTCCTTAATAGTGTGGTATTTTTAATGGTGTAACTGAAACTGTGACTATTTTCCAGAGTGGGACCAGGACTTGTGAAGTGTGACCTCACTAAACCAGAAGAAGTAAAGTCGTTAATCGAGAAGGAAAAACCTGAATTTATCGTTCATGCAGCTGCAGAACGTGCTCCAGATGCTGTTGAGAATAGGTACGATGAAGTGTGCAAATTGAATGTGAATGCTTCAGGTCAGCTGGCAGCCTTAGCAAGTAAGtgttggattttattattttatattttaattgaaatGAGATCCTGTTGATATCTGTGTTGAGTATTTCACCAAGTATGAGGAATTGTCCATAAGGAATGTAGTAtgaaatttagcccaaaggccaagtgctaggacctatgatgaggtcattcactgctgaaagggaaattgagaggaataaaaaggttttaaaggtgcaacaggagaaaaaccttgtagttgcactatgaaatgattcTTAGGAtagggaggaaagtaagacagagaagaaagagactgtgaatggaggtacagtaaaaggaatgaaagggactgtagctaggggccgaagagacacaGCAAAacaccttaagttatgcctacagtgcactgatggcactacccccctatggtGAATTGTCCTTAGGCAATATTTGCTGTGGCTCATTTGGTAGGAGAGTTAATTTTAATGTGTTCATACAACGTATAAGCCAGCTACTTGCTTTACTGAATGTTGGCAGCAGTAACAAGGTCATTTTTGACCAAAGATGCATTGCCTTCTTTTACTACTCCTTCCCTTTCTATGTTATCCTCACAAATAGGTGATCAGCTTTCTCTTCCTACCCTCAATGGCCTAGGTCTTATTACCTGGTTGTTTAAGATGCTTGAGTGCTGATTATATACCCCTTGTGTAGTAGATGTTAGGGTAAATGTGCTAAAAATCTTTTAGAAATTATGGAGATGCTCCAGCGATACAaacctttatttcatatttctcataaTATTGTATCTGTCTAATGCCAAAATGTAGATGTATTTGCCTTAATAGAATGCATGTAAGTTCAATTGAAATCCCTATAAACCCCTGTAAACTGTTCTCATGGTTAGCAACTAAACTCtgtgaaaacttaaaatttaaattattgaaaaatttcaaagtacttttttcaatttttcatgaataaatgactttataaaactaaaaatactggTATAGAGactttttacagggtttttcttggtgaagaaatcaaaatcaagcagttctaagtgtttttagagtttTAAGCATTCGTGATTTGACCTATGGAGATCATATTGTTTATTGAAAAACTTACAAATTCAAAACCTAGAAAACAAAATCCCATTTGTCTACTGATTTAGACTTGACAGGGCATGCCTGTAGATGATATGTTTTTCATCCAGTGCATCACAATCCCAAGGATGAAAACCAGAACGAGACAAAGTCAGAGATGCTTGAAAGCTATATGGAAAGAGACCACTAGGGCAAAAGAGATACAGTAAACagcctttagcaatgcctacagtgtgtaACACTGGCTACCTTAAGTTTGGTTAATATTCTGTAACTGAACTGTGCTGCCTgcttgtatgtactgtatatgcaaaaagTGTgctgaatttcataattttttttttttttgagtattaCAGTTCATAtcctgaatattaataataataataataataataattaataataataataataataataataataatgataataataataataataataataataatatccctatGGCTGTAAACGAGTCTTAACATAGGTATGTACTGTAATGGTGACCGTTTTTGGACATAGTACCATGAGCTCATGATTTTTCTTAATTGTAGAATTTTGTACGGTCTTTCCAATTCCAGATATGTGTACTCAGTATACATTTGCATAagtcttaattttttctgtttcctttatttgcttttaaatattttagtgaaaagaaTTATGATTACTGTATAAGTATGGTACTGCATTTAAAGTGTTTAAAATGGCAATTGCTTATGcatttttataagatttaatGTGCCAAATATACTGTCATTGTATTTACTAGAGATGTGTTTGATTTTCAGAAAGTGTTGGTGCCAGAATGATTTATGTCAGCACTGACTATGTTTTTGATGGCACATCCCCACCTTACAAGTCAACGGATCCTACGAATCCTTTGAACAAGTACGGCATAACAAAACTGGAGGGCGAAAAGGCAGTAGTTGCTGCAAATCCTAGTAAGTGATGTACTGTTAGGATTTTGTTAGAAATATAGTAGGCTAGATGTCACAAAAGTGATACAGCAATTATAAGATGTTTGTAATTCTGTGTAGTACATGGTTTTCAGAATGGTACTGCAattgaaaaatgtttgtaaatttgtGTACTTGGTTTTCAGAATGGTACTGTACAGCAGTTATGAGATGTATGTAAATTTGTGCACATGGCTTTTAAATAAATGCACTACAAATTATATACTTTTGTAATGAGATTCCTTGTGAACATGAAgacttttgttagtttttgtgaCTGAAAATTGTACCGTACTCATGCCAGATGAACATTGTCCAGTATACCACTTTAAAGTTTAGGCTGTAAAATTTTTTCCCAGTTAATGTCTGTTTACTATGCAGTTGACATTGCATATGGTAAATAATAGTAGAATGCTATGAGAAATCTGTACAGTGTTTAACTGCATGTAGTATAGTGCTTTAATAATTAGTTTTCATCATCAGCTTTCTTACTGTTCAAACAAGAAGCTTACAGAATATAAGATGAAATTGCAAACCAAGTTTACTGAATAGGGAGGTGGTCTGGTGACAGTgacactataaaagaaaaatcatatagcATGGAAAAAAGCAGTAATGCCTGAGGTAACATAATAATGTAGATATGATCATACAAATTACTGGCTACCATTTCATTTAATGCCATTTTATCTTAGTTGGTTAACCTACTAAATTGAAACTATCTTGTGCTTTATGTATTACTACAGGGATGCTTTGCAAATTACTCTGACTTGTTTTTGCACACCTTGCGAAGGCCACTGATTGGTGGTAATTTGAGTCCTAACATCTTGTTTCAAATGTTCTACCAATTTTTTTGTCTGTATTCCTCCTAGATGGGAACCTAGACAATAACTTTTGCATTTTCCCACTTCTTGGTTTTGGGTTGTCAGCCAGTCCCTATTTGAACATTCTGTCAGCTCCTTGATCAGATACCAAGCTAGCTAGCAGTTCTGCTACATGCCTGCAGAAGGGACACTCCATTTTCACGGTTGTTAAAGAGTTGATGTCAATTTTAGTCACTGTGAATAAGTGATAGTTCCTTAAATTAAAAAACACTTTGGGaggtctggctttctgataagtaacaaaagcCCTATATTACAGCACGCACTTCTTGATATGTTACAGCTAACAGCAGTTtcacatagttcctaacctaCCCTAACTTGTGCTTTACACTCAGCATTTAGTTTAAgaggtttatttaaaaatgtatcatatCTAAGATGGTAGCAGagcgaaaaataattataatattgcaGCTGATAAGTACATAAGTCTGCTAATTTTAGGTTCATTAAGCTGAAGTGTTCCTGCTGTATTTGCCCGTTTAAGGTCTGTTTCACTTCAACaccacatttttaaaagaaattttgttttgcacaTACAAACAGTTACCTTATACTGAGGTATCCCCACTCACTGCACTGCAATTGGCACAAACACCTGTCCTGTACTCTTCTCACCTACTTATCCAACTTGTGTACATTTACCTTACTCAAATTTCACCCTCATTTTAGAACATGTCCTTTGGATACTGACCCTCTGGTTCTAGACATATGACCCACTGTTCTTGTTAAACAacttgacaataaaaataaaaaccttacatTGAAGTTTCATACTGATGAGAGCAAGTAAGAGATGTAGGGTTGTTGTGTAGGCATAGggtattttttcaataaatgtgaTCATGTGGATAATATTTCCAGtagaaatataagtttttaagacaatgttttgtaacttttatttttcgagCTGTAATCTTTAAGACTCAGCGGAAGTTAACTGTAATCACCGTTTACTTTTATGATGAGATATTCATTCTAATTCAAGACAGTCTTATTTATAAGCTTATTTTACTTTTCAGGGGCATGCATTCTCAGAATACCAATTCTTTACGGTAAAGTTGAGACTATCGACGAAAGTGCTGTGACATGTTTATTGAAACTTGTCAAAAGTCCTGAGGAGAAGCAGGTCTCTCATTACGAGAGACGATATCCATGTTTGGTTGATGACATTGCTCGCATACTGAGAGACCTTGTGCTGCAAATTATGAAGGTAAGTTTTTTAAGATTCTGTCTTAGTTTTTATGAGTAGGCTAACATAATCAGAATAAAGAGTGAAGGTTTTTGCTGAAATTGCAGTTCTGAGTATGAATATGGTTGAATTTGATGTTATCTGGTTTGCATTTTATATCTGGTTTGCTTtgcattttatatactgtattttgcttGATAAAAGACTCCTGCATTACACCAAAGAATCTTTTTGTATaggcatgaatattttttttaaatgtcaagcaaacatatgtaagaatataaaaatttaggccaaaggccaagcactgggacctgtgaggtcattcagcactgaagggaaattgagagtaaaaatgtttttaaagtgtaacaggaggaaaacctcgcagttgcactgtgaagtaattgttaggagagggtgggaagtaagatagtagaaaagagaatatgaaagggggtacagtaaagggaatgaaagggtttgcagctaggggccaaaggggcactgcaaagaaccttaaacagtgcctacagtgcacagcctGAGGTGCAGTGATGTTTTCTGTATTCTTCAATAACACAAATACAGTCATAAAACAGAATTTGTGCTGTAGTAGCATAAATTTTGCAGGGTATAGGTGTGAATAAACATACAGGCTTTTACATACAGATAAGCTGTATGCCCTTAGTTATCCAAACTGATTCCACCAATACTGTATGAATACAGGGAAAGTCAGTACAATGGATTGCAAGCCTGCCTGTATAAAGACAAGGCAAGTCTTAAGTTCATCTGATCTCTAAGTTTTGTAAGTGGTATAATTAgtccttttgtttgtttgagcTGGGCATCCTACTTCTATCTAGGAACAGATTCCGCCTTCAGCAGGACCTTAATTATATGTGTACAGTTTTCCATCGAATtatgcattcattattttttacagatAGGGCTCTGAAAGACAAAACCACTAGGTATGTTTGCTTGAAAATGTATATGCTCTGTGCCTGTTTTGTTCATCAATTCATGTAACTGGAAAATCTCTTTGGTGTTGCAATAAATAACTTGCATTTGCAAGTGTACTTTGCAAAATTATCAGCTATCTTGATTGCAATATGGAAATGTGATAAAATGTTTTCTGAATTCGGTCTAGTAGGTACTGTATACGTGTGGTtatgttacttatttatttttacgtacttatggtatttatttatttatatgtgagtaTAAACTAGAGATTTAGTGAAAGTAACCAGCCAAGTCAAAGCCTCCGTGATTGAAAATTCCCTAATTAAATATTTCAAGGTGAATACCCCTACTGACTGCAGACCCTCATCTGTCAACTTTGGATATAAACAGTACCCATTACTGCACCACATTAGTGTGGAATGATTGATTGCAGACCCTCACCTGTCAACTTTGGATATAAACAGTACCCATTACTGCATCTTATTATTGTGGAATGATTCTCTCCATTAAATGACAGGAGCTAACAggataatatttatgaataataatagtgaatgagACTACTATTTAAAGCAGCAAGCCTGGTAAAAGCAGCTATACTACAGGCATATTGTTATCTGTCCAATCTCCAGAATTGTTTTTCAGGATTAAATCAAGTGGCTCAGGTGGTAGTACCTTAGTAACTTTGAATAATGTGGAGCTTTGTCTGTATGGGTGCACAAACAGATCCTTCTAGGTCGTGAAAAATAAGGTCTGCATTTTCCTTACATTTCAGACCCAGTATTAGCAAAGGTCAATGAGcaaaaagtactgtacagtacttcatcTGTTCTCTTTAAGtgggacattttcttttttttaatttaattgagGATTCTAGGGGGCCTCTCAGTGCTCACTgcaatttatttaagaaattttatgtaGAAATGGGTAGCTTCAACAGGTCTGGTAATAGTATCTATGAGGTGTTTTTATTAGTACTCCATCATCGTTATTAATCTCGCATCATGTTGTCGATATAACCTGTCCTTAGTCAACCCAGTTGTCAGACACTTAGTGCAAGCTGATGTTATTGCACATATTACATTAAGCATAGGAGGGGAACAATAGCTCAAAGAATTTACAAGAAattatgtgagaatttttgactTTACATCTAAATCAAGTTGCAGTAACAATGTACTGTCTGATAGCCTTTTTGCATTAGAAATGTCTAAAACAATTATACTGTTTCACACAGGATTAGTAATTCTGTACTGCATAATAATTATgagaatatttgatttttttttaccttattggTCACCTGAAATTTCTGCTGTTAAAATGTTAGAACATTTGAATGGGCTGTACAGTTTATagatttattgtctttttatgaCTTTTGATATCCTGAGGATGCTCTCAGAGTATATTCCTTCCAGGTTTTGGTTTTTGAATGTACCAGAACAGTTCATTTTGTGCAGTATTAGAATGATTTGTCCCTCATTTCAGGATGACTCCATCACTGGAATATTCCAGTGGAGTGGCAAACAGCGGCTCACAAAATACGACATGGCTGTCGCAATGGCGCACGCCTTCTCTCTGAAACACAACATCAAACCAGACCCCAATCCAGTGCCAGGTGCTCAGAGGCCATTTGATGCTGAGCTAGACAGATCGCGCCTTGAAAATCTGGGAATTTCTCATCACATGGACTTTGAAACTGCTATAAAGGAGTGTTTGTCCGAGTGGGTATGATTGCAAAGCAATCCCGAGGTTGTTATTGGTGTGTTTGTATATGGATGGAATTCCAAGGCTTGATTGACAAATCCCCattgggggtagtgccgtcagtgcacctcatgcggtgcactgtaggtattacttacttaaggttctttacagtgtcccttcggctcctagctgcagcccctttcattccttttactctaccactgttcatttctctttcttccattttactttccaccttctcctaacaattattccatagtgcattggtgaggtttttctcctgttacaccttcaaataaacttttttgccttcaatttccctttcagcactgaatgaccccataggtcccagcacttggactttggcttaaattttatattccattggTTGAAGAACATTTGAAGTGCTGAAAGTAACACTTCATCTTAATTAGTCTGCacttatcagctacattattattattctttgctaGGCTACCAATTTAGacatgataaatttttaaataaatcacttaaactgaatgttaagtgtaaaatAGAGCTAAGCTTAAGTCAGGAACTACTGTATAAGATATAGCTGTTGGCTGtgagatatttataaaatattcaagtgcaggctacaGTTTAAGTCTTTGCttcttaacagactttgctacttatcagaaagccagacccccAAAATATCTGTTAAGTTGAGATGCTACTTTATAAATGAACTTGTGATTGATAAAAGTTAGGGTATACTGTTTATGGCGATGACTAGGTCGGACTATTTTGCTACGCGTGTTTGTGTAAGCTCAGCTCTCTGTCATGAATTACTAAGTAAGTTAAAAGggtattttgttccttttttctttgtttgtttcagaTAATTGTGTTTTAAGCtttgatataaaataaagatgtTCACTTTGATTAAACAGTTATGATATCTCTGGGTTTaattatagttttagtttttatctgttgatgttttattgttttgttttggtaaattttatgttgatggggcaataaataaaaaatattactgctgttgttcACCGATAAATGTGCTCTGTGTCTATATGTAAAAAACTAGTGTATTTATGAGTCTGTAAACCACGTTCCCAAATCAGTGTCTGTTGTGGTTAGAAGACTCTTGGAATAACCAGGAATATTTCCGTAAGCTTGCACTGATTGGTAacaacaaagaattttctttgctGTTACCACAGAGCCTGGTGGAAAAGCTTGAAAGGAACAAAACCATTTATTAAATAAGGAAGGTCTGGGAGCTCTGCAGAAAGTTTGGAAGGTAAGGAGAATTTAAGGAAACACGAGTAGCGTGTGGAATGGGTGATGTTTACAGATTATGCACTACTGATAAAGGGGCAGTAAAGATGAATTGCTGAGGCTGGTAAAGGAATCAAAGTGGTTCAGATTCCATGCTAATGAGTGGGTTTTGTAGCTTCATGGAGAAACATCACAGCTGAGGAAGATCCCCACTTGGATCCCCTAACATGACCTGTAATCATTCCCAAATCAGTGACCTAACTCCTTGATACCTCACACTTTAGGATACGTTTATTACTGCAAACCTGTAATCCAAGTGGGGAATAAATGGAGAAACTTAATCATCCAAGGTGATAATTGAATCCGCAGCCTCTTGTTCATGACATTGTGGGTATTAAGTAACCTGAGACatgtgggttcgaatccaacCTTGGAAGGTTGAGTGTTTCTTCACTTATTTCTCACTTGGATTCAAAGGCTGTAGTGATAAATGTACCCAAAATAAGTTGTGAATGAAAAGACTGCCCTGTGTAAGACCTGTGGTAAcgaattaatatatttcataacttttgtaAGTAATGTAGCATATgccttttattttacaaatactaCAGTGAATTTTTTGCTTTCTTATAGTTTGAATTTAGTATCTTTTACTATCAAAAAGAGAATGTCACGTATTCTCTGGACATAGTGGGAAAAGGGAATCATTTATTCACCTAAAGAAGGGCAAAGAATCCCCAGGATTACATTGGAAGCAATAAAAATCCCACAAAGGAACCCTTattatatctttttctctcataAATGTCGTGTGATAACTTTGATATTGAAAGTATAGGTTTATAAGTTTAGggttactgtatatgattttacGTTGTAGAGACTTCTACCATATGTCAACATtcaattttggtttttatttatgatgcaaATAAGTCCTGTATCTTTCTAAATGCTGCTAAGCCTTACAGGTTCTGAATCTATTGTCAAATTTTGACAAACTATAAGTAAGAATACAAAATTCTCGGTGCGTtacttaagaaaaagaaaaaacctatgATCTCATGGTGAATGCACAGTTAACCTTTGACAAGCTACAAGAATAAATTATTCTTGATGTATTACTGAACTGTCATTTAATAGGTCTACATAAAACTGACCAGAAATGGTTTAGCACTTAGACCTAAGAAGATTCCaccaaggttaaaaaaaaaaattgtcgtttCTTTGACCTACATGGCAAACCCATGAACAGAAATGGCTCAGCACCTAGACCTAACTAAGATTTTTGCCAAGATTACCAAAAACAGTAATTCTGTAGACCTAACTGACAATACCAACACCAGAAATGGCCTAGTACCCAGACCTAACCAATATTTTG of the Macrobrachium rosenbergii isolate ZJJX-2024 chromosome 49, ASM4041242v1, whole genome shotgun sequence genome contains:
- the LOC136832098 gene encoding methionine adenosyltransferase 2 subunit beta-like, producing MSPKVLVTGASGLLGRAIMRIFREAGWETVGLAYSRVGPGLVKCDLTKPEEVKSLIEKEKPEFIVHAAAERAPDAVENRYDEVCKLNVNASGQLAALAKSVGARMIYVSTDYVFDGTSPPYKSTDPTNPLNKYGITKLEGEKAVVAANPRACILRIPILYGKVETIDESAVTCLLKLVKSPEEKQVSHYERRYPCLVDDIARILRDLVLQIMKDDSITGIFQWSGKQRLTKYDMAVAMAHAFSLKHNIKPDPNPVPGAQRPFDAELDRSRLENLGISHHMDFETAIKECLSEWV